GCTTTGAGAAGTGACATAAGATTATCTCTAAAATGTCTTAAAATATTGTTGTTACTTTACAGTAAAAAAGAGAACTGTCAGCAAGTTGTTACTGGGATATGTGAGTGCCTCCTTTACATGAAAAACTAGATAAAGTATTatgtttaaaattgtgtttgtttattgttataGCTCCCTTTACTTATTTTCATTGTACAACTGGCTTGCATCTCTGTTGCAAAATTAGGTTTATATAAAATCTTACTTGGTCCTTCCATATCTGAATACTTCTGTGTACTAGGAATGTTTGGTTCCCAGCTGTTGTAATCATACAGAAGACCACATCTTGTGCAGGTGGTCTTGCCTGGTGGTCTTGGATATATCCAAGCTGATATATTGGATTTCAATGGCACATCCTTTTTTAAGTATCTGGAGTGAAGTCTCAAGTGAAGTGAGAAAGGAGTTGTGCTTAGATGTCTGATTCTGATAGATCAATATCAAGTAAATAGTAGTAAAGCTTTCCAAACCCTCCTACATGTGGTGGCTGCAAGTTATTGCTTATGTTGATTTTCAACATCTCATTGTAAATGTTGACTTTTCTCATTCATAGAGGTCCTGTAATAAAGGAGGATCTGGACAAGCTCAGAAGGAAAATGATTTGCAGGTAAGTGCTGCCTTGCTTCAGTTTCCATATCAGGCTGATATAAAGTGCACCATGTATTTGCTGTTACAGGTTTTATAACTGGTTTCAGAAATAATCTTAGCAGTTTCCTCCTCTCCAGGTGCCttttgttcttggtttatttTGCTAGTATGTTACTGAGATGGATGAGCTTCCCAAACCTGTCTTGGATTAACTTGGAAATTACTCAAGAtctctccattccccccccccaaaccagaaGAGCTGAGCTAATTTGAGGGGTTGGAAAAATTGCACACCTTCCTCTGCTCTTCTCCCTCTTCCTGTTTCATACTTCAAACAGTGCTGGTCAGAGGAACAGCGAGTGTGTACAAAGAGGAAGTTGTTGTAGTAAGATTGTAGTATGTGACGGAAAAACACCTATAAGGACAATGTCCTAGAATTATATTTAATACATGAGCTTTTAAAATGGTAATATGTCTGATGGCCTCTTCCTCTAAGGTAGGCTGAAACCATCATAATCATTAAGTGCTTTAATTTTGATGGATTCCTGAAACTCCAGAGAAGTGAATGTAAATTCgtataattaaaaatatttaaggtAACTACAGTTGATGCATAAAACCCAAGAAGAGGAGTATAGAAATTACTTAGTTTTTAACTTTGCAAATAAGATTAATTTAAAGATTATCCCAAGTCCAAGAACTACAAGATAAGTGGttggttattatatttgtttttgtttgtctcACATAGCTTGTGTTTTGTAGTTGTTAAGCACATTAATAAAACTTAAACAACAACCTGGCTCTCTCAGTTTTTgtggaaataaaagaaaatgcaaGTGTTAAGTTCAGCCAATGAGTTGGGTTAAAAACGCAGCCAGGCCCCCTCAAAGTTTTTTTATCCACTAATACCAGAGGGACCTTGACTTCAGTACTAGCTTCCTTCATTCCTTCTAATAATGAATGCACCTATCAGGCTGGAAGTGAAACAGAGCGCTCAGAAATGAGGTGGTGGCTTCTGCATGTTTGAAGGAAGCGCTCGGTACATAGAAATTCATATGTTTGGCATGGCGTGGGAGAACAGAACTCCCTTATATGCTGCCATTGACATTGTATAAGTTGAACAGTGAGGAAGGGGAAGCATTGGTCTTCCAACTCATGGGTCAAgtctgttgtgaactgcccagggagcttcggctgtggggtggtatataaatttaataaataaataaatttaataaataaaataaataagacccATTACAAGATCATATCCTAATCtaaggtgggttgcaacagcagcactaccaccatacaaatatatggtaaaagaTGAAGAAATGGCCCCCTAAATGGTTAAAAGTTGGGTCCAGCTTGTAAAAGATTGAAGAATCCTGTCGAAAAGAATCCTGAAGCTGACAGTTGTGTCCCCACCTCCAAAAAAGGGCAAGGGAGATTAACataaagatgtttttcaagaaGCAGGAAGAAAAAATAAGTTTTTCTCTTCCCGCTCTTCAGAACTGTTTCTCCCCTATCCTCGGCTTATATAGTTATAAAATGCTTGGGTTTGGGGCTGGTGGCCCTCTGGCATTACACAGCATGGGAAAGGAAGGCTGAGAGGAGGGGAGAAAGTGTCCTTTCCCTTTTCCCACTccagatttcccccctctattgcgcacatgcacacacactctctttAAGTCTCCTATTCCATGCTGTTTGGCACCCCAAACAGGAATGCTCGTCTCAGGAGATGGAGAAGCACTGCAATATTgtgttgcaggccccacttgtgCTTCCTGATGGTCACATTATCTGAATGATATTTCAAAGGAGTACAGTATAGCAATATCATACAGCACAATACTCTTCTCTCGCTATAGGTAACAACCCAGTTACAACAAGCAGGTTTGTGGTGCCTAAGATATGACACAAACATCTATGGCTAGAGTCTACTTTATCAGATGCACGAGAGTTTTTTCTCTGCCTCACTCACTCACATATAGAAAGAGACACACCCCTCTGTCCATACCTGCCTGTGTATAGAAGGAGAAATCATAAATTGTGAGGTCAGATAGTAATGAAATGTGAAAAAGTTCAGCCTATGACCATCCTATGCACCCTTTAAGATAAGAATAACCATTCACAAGTTGTAATAACCAGTAATAATAGAATTGCCTTAACAGGAATTCCCATGTATTCTATGACTTGACTATAGACAGTGAATTTTGAATAAGTTGGCATTGTTCTAAGTAAGTCATGAATAAGTTGGCAAACTGGAAACATGCAAGTACCCAGAGCAGTGCCATTGACCTGAAAAGAATTCTAGTTTACTTGGGCTCTGAGTGTGCATAATACTCAGAGTACCCAGCTAGAATGCCTTCTGTTGTGGCGGTTTACTTTCCAAGTTCATTACGTTGCTTCTGTGACCTTATTTTTCTGTAGCAACAAAATTCTGTGAAATACTGTCTCTATTTGTATTTGCTCCAGTGTTTTAAAAACATCGCTTTCTCCATGATCTTGGGGTTCATACGTTTTGTATTTCTAGTGTTTCTATTTGTTTTCCCCAAATAGGTTTCAGTGGCAAACAATGATATACATGGCTAGCATTACAATTTGTAAACTGATTTTCATCATGTGCATTTATACAAATCTTTAATTTTAAGGATTGTTGTCGATAGGATATGCAAACATTTCAAGTGACCTGATCAAGTTTAGGTAATAGTAGATGTATTTCTAGAATATTATTCTTCTGTCACATACCTAGCAACTGTTTTTGTATACCATTATGTATCACCATAATTCATACTGCAAACTACAGCTGTTTTTCATAAGTAAAAATTAAAGGCTGCAATTTTCCACCTCATCCAACACAGACCTGGTTGTAGGGAAGGATCACAACCTACTGAAATGACCCCCTGCCAGCAAATCTACTCATAAGGAGGAGGTCTCTGAGTAATGAGTTCTCATCTAAAAAACAAGTGCTTAAACATGGATCCTGAGTCTGCTGAAGGACTAACGGTGAAAATCTCAATTTGAATTAGGCCAGTAACTTTGAAGTTAAAAATTAACACAGTTCATCTTGGATTGCCTAAAGCTTGTTCTCAAATTACTTTCAAGAGAGACCTTTGAGTAAATCATTAGTAGATATAAAAGCCTTTATTTCCAAAAGCAAAATTAATCATTCATAAGATAAAGACAAATCTGAATTGAATCTAGTATATTACGTCTACTGAAGTACTTTTGAACTAATCACAATTGGATCTTGGATCCAAAGTGCATGCCAGGACTTTCTAGTATGCTTTTTGAACTAGGAAGACATACTATACCCATCATTTCTAGCATTGCTGTATAATTAAGAGTATATCACACCAGTATTCTGCTTAAAAGACAATTAATAGAACAGTATATGTTGGTATTTACTATAGTTCAATGTGTTTCCATGGTCTTGGATTGAAATTAATATAGAACTCCAAATCTGATATTATCTCTCGAGGTTCAGGGCAATAACAAAAGGATAAATTTTAACCAACTTCATATCTGAAATTGTTGTATTTTAGTTTTAGATTCAGTACACAAAATAAACCAGTCAAGTGTTCAGAATTCTGTCTGGATTGACAGGTTTTGAAGGAATAGGAGTACGAATACAATGGACCTCTATTGTTAAATTAAAGAAGGTTAGTGAATGAATCCTCTAGGATTcataccttaacatggtgagggggtttgagagtgttgaagaagctgagaccagtgctgtcaagagtctagaccaagagactagactcctagtaggggcacccaaggcggaatggtcagagctgagacaccagactaagatgcatccaaactcagaggaaggcaatggtaaaccacttctgaatacctcttaccatgaaaaccctatcaacagagtatctaaaatgcaacatgagatgagacccccaggtcagaaggtactcgccaagctactggggaagaacaaggacaagtacgagtagcgctgtgactaatgatgcagctgggtcaaaaccaaaaggaagctcagaggctgatgcgcacagatgcgaaatgagagtccggagttgtacaatgcacacaatcaagatctgaacagggtggttcacgacagatgctgttggaggaccctgattcatagggtcaccttaagttgtgatcgacttgaaggcacataacaacaacaaagttaatGAATGCAGATACATATTAAGATAGTTTGGTTAATGGAAAAAACCTCAGCATAGGTAGCCTGACTGTACAGGGTAAGATTCTtacccagtttatttatttattacatttaaccccgcctttctttttatgATTGAAAcctaaggcggcttacatatggttcccaggaggtctcccatccaggcactgaccaaacctgaccctacttagcttcagcagggagctggccttatgtgccttcagaccatagcctgggtgtTACTCAGATCATTTCGTAGACAGAAAAAACCCTTTCTCTTGAACAGTGATGGGAACCTCCGGGCCATTGGTCAAATTAGCCTAGCGGaggtcctaatttggcctgtgaggccctTTCCTCTGCAGTCACATCCAGCTgctctacacctgacatcatatgtgatgtcaggtgtgggacagttAAAGACACTCCTAGTTCCTCGATAAGTGAGGCTTGCATTATAGTTTtaacacaggtgtggggaacctctggcctatggGGTGATCTTGCCCCACCAGTGGGTCCAGTTTGGCCtgcgaggccatttcccccaaaccatatTCACTTTTCAATAATTTGAGGTCACTCGAACAGGTTAAATTCTGCTCAGGGAACAGGCGCACACAGCCAAGAAAGCCTGTAAAATGCAGGTTTCTGTCTTGTGCTTCCCATAGCAGGGACAACAGGGGCAACAAAACAGAAGGAAGCTTCTTTCTCCCCTTTGTTcctggcctgccaccactgccTGTAAAAAACAGGTTTTCCCCCACCAACCCCTAGGGAAGGCAAAAAAGGTGCTTTGCAAACCCTGTGATTGCTGTTTTCCAATGTACTGTGTAAGCATAGGGCTAGCAACATCCTTTTGGCTGGGTTCCCATGTGCCCACCATCCAGCTGGCTGTCAAGTGCTTGGGAACCCTGCATTGGGGTATTTTGAGAGGCAGGTGGGACAACCCTCCTGTCAAATTTTGCCCATAATACTGATTCTGACAAAGATCTGGCTTGTGAGACTAAAAAGGCAATCCTGGTTGACATAACCAGTCATGttagatggggctgatgggaatagtagtctagaacatctggaggatgccaggttGACAGAAGCTTGTATAGGCAAACAAGAGGGGTCGTTAACTATCATATAATAAAATTCTGGTTTTTAGACTTGGctggtactttttttaaaaaaaagccacttCTCATTTTCTGAATGGCATCTGGCATTACAACCTAATTGGTCATCAGGTAGTTAGTAAGAAATTCTATTATGATTGGTTAACCTAAAAGTAAAGCTAAATCATCCTTTCCTAAAGCTAGGATGGTAAGCTGTGATGAACTTCAAAGATGCACTCCAGAGAAAATTAGTACACTTCCACTAGCAAGTGGATAGCAAGGTGATGCAAAGTCTTATGTGCCGTATTGCAAGTTTCATAAGATTGGGCAAGCCTTTTGAGGGGAGAGTGTACTGCAGTATTCTGTACCTGAATCTAGTTGATAGTTGTAAATTAACTCTTATTCCAAAATGTAAATTTTGTTTGTGACTCACCTGAAGACCTATATATTACCAGTTTCGGTTTCCTTGTTTTCTTTAGGGTGCAGAAGCTGTGGTTCTGGAGAGCGTTATGTTTGCCATTCTTGCAGAGAGAGCTCTTGGGCCAAAGCTCTATGGAATCTTTCCACAAGGCCGTCTGGAGGAATTCATACCTGTGAGTGCCAATTATTAGCATGGTGGTAGTTGTAATTTAACATTATTGTCATCACTAGATTGCTAACAAAGACAAATGTGGGAGTAAAGTATCTACTAGCGTGTAGCAATAGCTTTCTGTAATTTGGTGCTATAATTAGATTTGGCACATAGAGAATGGAAGCTGTTGTCTCAGGTTTTCTGGTTTTAACTCTTTACAGCACCTAACTAAATGGAACAGAATGTGCTGTGCCTTACCCAGTGGAAGAGAAACCTGTGGTAAACTATAGTAGTGATGAACAAAAATCAGAAACGTGCGCCACTCATTTTCTAGATTCCTAATTTGTTCTTTGCCATTACAGATGGGTTGTTTTAACAACAAAATTGATTTGAAATTTCCAAGACATGTATTCCTCATAATTAATATCTACCATGCTATATGTGTTTCAGAGCAGGAAGCTGGACACGGAGGAACTAGGCTTGCCTGATATATCAGCAGAAATAGCTGAGAAAATGGCTAGGTTTAATGGTATGAAAATGCCGTTTAATAAAGAACCTAAGTGGCTCTTTGGAACCATGGAAAAGTAagcaattgtatttgtttttaatatgacaCTTAAGAATCTTTAAGTATAATGCCTCTTATTTAAATTCAAAGGAGGGAGTTTATTGGAAGCATGTGTCCTTTTATGATAGTGTGGAAGGTATCTTTCCTTGTGCTAATTTGGGATTGCCAGAAAGTCCTATACAAATAAAATTTCTCCATCTGTATTATCCTATAATTTATTTGGGATGGttatggggagaggggaggaaactCTTGTCTCACAAATACTAACTGGTCAACAAAATCTTGGTGCAGGTACTTAAACCAGGTGATGAGAATCAAGTTTACCAGGGACTCACGTGTTAGAAAACTGAACAAGATCCTCAGTTACAACCTGCCTCAAGAAATGAAAAGCCTACGGTAGTGTTCTAGCTCTTGATAATTTATGTTTGTGCTACAACTTCCATGTGATCAACTGAAAAAGTCTTCAAACATAACTAAAATAATAAGCACTTCTTTGACCTGCATTTTAACATTGTCAGTAAATATTACTTAAACGTCTAAGGATATAATTACATTGCAGCTGATTCAAACAACTGTTTTCTGATAGTTTGGTTTGGAAGTTAGAAGTTATTTTTTTAGTAGGCCACATGATGAGATTCAAACATAGTCAATGTCAGTTGATGGTCTAGCATTCATTGGGCTTCGTCAGAACATTTCAGCAAGCTTGGTCACTTTTGCAGAGTTTTGTATCTATAGTCCATTGCACACTCGATCAATAGAGGTAACTAAGGTAATTGGAGTTCCATACTGTGATGATAATAAAAAGTCTTAACCCACTTCTCTACTGAGTGAGATAAATGGTTGGATACCTTAGACATGAACATTCTTCAACATGAGACTCCTGGCAAAACATCTGTATTCTAATTCAATTTGGCTGTCTACACTCAAACAGCAAAAAAACTTTGGTAGTCTCCATGGCAGAATGTAGGCTTGCTAAAAAACATTTGGAGGCAGTACATGTTTTCTCTTCACCACCAAAACCCACAAAGCATCTGCAATATGCTTACAcaagggagagaggaaggaattAGGTATATTATAATCTTCCAAGTCCTCCAGGCCAGACCAACGCTGTTGTACAAGCACTGTTCCTAGGGTGTGGGAAGGAAAGCCAGCAAGTACCTACATGAAGTACTCTTGTTGCCAGTGCTTTGCCTTCTCCTAGGAGTGGGGGTAGCCACAGGAAAGGCCAGCTGCAGCAGACACACAACTGGGGGATTTTTGACTAAGAGGGTTGTAATGACTGGTCCCTCTGAGTTACTTCAGTAGAGACAGGTGGCAGAGTGACCTGCCTGCAAGAGGTGGAGAAATTTTTTATAATCCTGTTTGCGTCATCATTTCAACATAGTATTTTATTGCTGTTCTCTTACTACTTAAGCGAGCAAAGAGTTGATGTTAAAACTGCTATTTAGTTCAACTTTTTCTTTTCCAGGTCCATGCTTGAAGCTACTCCATCTCCAGTTGTGTTTTGCCATAATGACTGCCAAGAAGGTAGCATAACACGTGCATTATTTTGTAAATGTAACACTTTGTTTGAATACCTTGCAGGAAAAGGATGACATGTGGTCTTGTTACAAAGTAAAATCAGTTTGAGGTAAATGATGTCATAGTTGAGGTAGTATTCAGTTTACACTGTAGAACTTTGTTTCTGGGGAAGTCAAGGCTGGAGTGAGGAGGGCTGGGTGGTTATGTAAACTGTGTCATCTTTATGTTGCAGGAAAAGGTGGAGAATAATTTGGGCAATATCGGAGTCATTTTGTGTAGCCCAATTGCCTTCATACCACAGGACCTGCTTATAttgccccctgggctcctactgggagggagggtgggatataaatctaataaatagtaTTGTGATAAAGTAATATGGCATTGACAGT
This DNA window, taken from Rhineura floridana isolate rRhiFlo1 chromosome 2, rRhiFlo1.hap2, whole genome shotgun sequence, encodes the following:
- the CHKA gene encoding choline kinase alpha isoform X3, whose translation is MRSCLEHSGFQVTDTIHVKKRTVSKLLLGYRSCNKGGSGQAQKENDLQGAEAVVLESVMFAILAERALGPKLYGIFPQGRLEEFIPSRKLDTEELGLPDISAEIAEKMARFNGMKMPFNKEPKWLFGTMEKYLNQVMRIKFTRDSRVRKLNKILSYNLPQEMKSLRSMLEATPSPVVFCHNDCQEGNILLLEGREDSEKQKLMLIDFEYSSYNYRGFDIGNHFCEWMYDYVYEKYPFFKANFLKYPSKKQQLHFISSYLAASQSGFENLSNEDKSKIEEEMLIEVNRFALASHFFWGLWSIIQAKISSIEFGYMDYALSRFDAYFDQKRKLKV